The Candidatus Scalindua japonica genomic interval TATTCTATAGATTCGGGAGAATGGCAGACAACATTCCCGGAAGACAAAATTTTTGATTCAATGGAGGAAACATTCATTATTACAATCCCATACATTTCGGCTGATGAACACACTATCGTTATCAATGCATTAGATTATGAGGGTAACATAGGTAGCAGCAGGATTGTATTTAATCCTTGATTAGTAATTTAAGGATTAGAAGATTATATTTACAAAGTCGTGATTAAACATATTTTGGTTAATTGCTTTATCTTTATTATAAGCATGTACAAAATTATAACCTTCAAGACTATAGGTATGGTTAAAATAAAAAAATAATTGACGGTTTCAAACACGCATTCGCAACTGATGGCGTGAAGTTTGAGGATTGTGACACTGCCTTAATCAGAAAATTAGCAGACTGTATAGTCAGGAGAAATATGTCAGTACCGGCTATTATGTTTCTCGAATCTGTACGACCTTTAAATTTTATTGGCAGTCAGGCAATGATTTTTTTAAAACCGGTCCTTTCACGTTTTTTTACCAGAGAAGAGTATCATAAATTGGCCATTATATTGGAAAAGCGAGAAGTCGTAGACCTGCTGATAAATGAGATTGAACAGAAAGAAAATGCAGCAGGAGAAAATCCTGAAATGTAGATTAACGCACGGTTATAGCAGGGTGAGCGCTGCCCACCAGAACTACTATACCTTACAAAGAAATGGTGGCCAACGCCCACCCTACTCAAAATGATTAATGATCTTAACGTAATTGTTGCAACAGACTGTGGCAGCACGACAACCAAAGCAATACTTATAGAAAAAAAGAGCAATGAATATCGCCAGACTTACCGAGGTGAAGCGCCAACCACCGTAGAATCACCTTTTGAAGATGTTACAAGAGGCGTACTTAATGCCTTTGCCGAACTTGAAGAGTTGTCTGGCAGGAAGATACTGGATGGAGAAAAAATTATCACGCCCGCACGGGGTAATACAGGCGTAGATATTTATATATCAACAAGCAGTGCTGGCGGAGGCCTTCAAATGATGGTTGCCGGTGTAGTGAAGACAATGTCAGCACAAAGCGCGCAAAAGGCTGCTTTAGGCGCAGGCGCGATTGTTATGGATGTAATAGCCTCTAATGACAAACGCCTTCCACATGAGAAAATCGAAAGGATCAGAGACCTGCGTCCGGACATGATACTTCTGTCAGGTGGAACTGATGGTGGGACAGTATCACATGTTGTAGAATTGGCAGAGTTTATAGGTGCGGCTAACCCCAGACCACGTCTGGGTATGACGTTTCAACTCCCAGTCATATATGCTGGAAATAAAGAAGCACAAGAGAGGGTAAGCGATGTTTTAAAAGATAAGACGGCATTAAAAATAACGGATAACTTGCGACCTGTGCTGGAGAAAGAGAATCTTGGCCCTGCAAGGCAGGAAATACAAAATCTGTTTTTAGAGCACGTTATGGCACATGCCCCCGGATACAAAAAATTAATGTCATGGACAGGTGTACCAATAATGCCAACTCCTGGTGCTGTTGGTGAGATGATACAGACAGTTGCCAGAAAAGGAGACATCAATGTAGTCGGTGTTGACATAGGCGGTGCAACTACAGATGTATTCTCCGTATTTGATGGTGTTTTTAATCGTACTGTAAGTGCCAACTTTGGAATGAGTTACAGTATATCAAATGTTATTGCTGAGACCGGTATTGAAAATATTATTAAATGGCTTCCTTTTGAAATCGATGAAGCAGATATTTGTAACAGGATAAAAAACAAAATGATTCGTCCTACTACCATTCCTCAATTGCTGGAGGATTTAAAACTGGAACATGCCATAGCGAGAGAAGCTTTGAAACTCTCATTTGAGCAGCATAAGGCACTTGCTGTTGGGCTAAAGGGAGTTCAGAAACAGAAGGACATCTCAGAAACATTTGACCGGGTAGGGGAAGAAGAGACGCTTATTAAAATGAACAAACTTGATCTCATTGTAGGTAGCGGCGGTGTTTTATCACATGCTCCCAGAAGGGCCCAGGCAATGATGATGATGATTGACGCCTTTCAGCCACAAGGTATCACCATGATAGCAGTAGACAGTATATTTATGATGCCACATCTTGGTGTACTTTCTACGATAAATGAGAAAGCGGCAACAGAAGTATTTGAGAAAGATTGCTTGATCTACCTCGGTACATGTCTTTCTTTGACAAATTCCGGTAAGTATGGAGCTCAATGCCTGGACTGCGTAATTACATACTCTGATGGAAAGAAACGGAATGATTTACTTTTATACGGAGAGATAAAAGTCTTTGAATTGGGCGAAGGAGAAAAGGCTGAAGTTGAAGTAACACCTGCCAGACAATTTGATTTGGGAGTCGGAAAAGGCCAGAAAATAACAAAAGAGGTTACGGGAGGCGTAGTTGGTCTTGTTATAGATGCAAGAGGCAGGCCACTTGACCTTGATTGCAGGAAAGTAAAGGAACCTATGGACAAGGTGCTTTCAAAATGGAATATGGCCTTTGATGCATATCCAAACTAGAGTTTTTTTATAATATAATTATGACACACGCTTACACACCAGGTTTAAGACTGGCTGAAAAATTACAAATAAGAAAAAGCAGAAACCTTCCACTCCCCGGTGATGTGATGGTAAAAAAAGGAGACACGGTTAAATTCGATGATATAGTGGCCAGGACAAATCTACCAGGAAAAGTCCATTCTGTAAATGTAGTAAACCGTCTTGCTATTTTGCCGAATGATTTGCGCAAAAACATGTTAAAAAAAGAGGGTGATAGTGTAACCAAAGATGAACCAATAGCAGAAACCAGACCGTTTATTAAAATGTTCAAGTCTATCTGCCTCTCTCCTATCACCGGTAATATTGAAAGTATTTCAGACATTACAGGTCAGATATTATTAAGAGAGCCCCCTAAACCTGTCCAGATTAGTGCATATATAGATGGCACGGTAGTAGAAACAATTGAAAAGGAAGGTGTTGTAATAGAAACAAATGCTACTTTCATTCAAGGCATATTCGGTGTTGGAGGTGAAACTACTGGAGAGCTGCAAATTGTAGTTGATTCTCCTGACGAAATTGTAACGCCTGAGAACATAAAGGACAGCCACAGAGACAAGATAATTGCAGGCGGATCAATCATCTACTTTGATGCTATCAAAAAGGCGCTGGATACTGGTGTGAAAGGAATCGTTGTTGGTGGAATTCGGGATAAGGAAATTAATGAACTTCTCGGCTATGACTTAGGGGTTGCAATTACAGGATCAGAAGATATTAATATAACAATTATTATTACAGAAGGATTTGG includes:
- a CDS encoding glutamate mutase L, which translates into the protein MINDLNVIVATDCGSTTTKAILIEKKSNEYRQTYRGEAPTTVESPFEDVTRGVLNAFAELEELSGRKILDGEKIITPARGNTGVDIYISTSSAGGGLQMMVAGVVKTMSAQSAQKAALGAGAIVMDVIASNDKRLPHEKIERIRDLRPDMILLSGGTDGGTVSHVVELAEFIGAANPRPRLGMTFQLPVIYAGNKEAQERVSDVLKDKTALKITDNLRPVLEKENLGPARQEIQNLFLEHVMAHAPGYKKLMSWTGVPIMPTPGAVGEMIQTVARKGDINVVGVDIGGATTDVFSVFDGVFNRTVSANFGMSYSISNVIAETGIENIIKWLPFEIDEADICNRIKNKMIRPTTIPQLLEDLKLEHAIAREALKLSFEQHKALAVGLKGVQKQKDISETFDRVGEEETLIKMNKLDLIVGSGGVLSHAPRRAQAMMMMIDAFQPQGITMIAVDSIFMMPHLGVLSTINEKAATEVFEKDCLIYLGTCLSLTNSGKYGAQCLDCVITYSDGKKRNDLLLYGEIKVFELGEGEKAEVEVTPARQFDLGVGKGQKITKEVTGGVVGLVIDARGRPLDLDCRKVKEPMDKVLSKWNMAFDAYPN